The proteins below come from a single Danio aesculapii chromosome 23, fDanAes4.1, whole genome shotgun sequence genomic window:
- the slc48a1a gene encoding heme transporter hrg1-B — protein sequence MGPNRIYISVGYATFGMLVGFSAFIVWNVVYKQPWTAAMGGLSGVLALWALVTHIMYIQDYWRTWLKGLKFFMFVSSVFSLLAVAAFATFITLSVIEKQSLSDPKSFYLSAVWSFMTLKWAFLLGLYSYRYRQEFADISILSDF from the exons ATGGGTCCAAACAGGATTTACATCAGTGTAGGATATGCCACGTTCGGGATGCTGGTGGGGTTTTCGGCGTTCATCGTGTGGAATGTGGTTTATAAACAGCCCTGGACGGCGGCGATGGGCGGATTATCAG GAGTCCTGGCACTCTGGGCTTTGGTCACCCACATCATGTACATTCAGGACTACTGGCGCACATGGCTAAAGGGACTCAAGTTCTTCATGTTTGTCAGCTCGGTCTTCTCACTCCTAGCTGTTGCTGCTTTCGCCACTTTTATAACTCTATCGGTTATAGAAAAGCAGT CATTATCTGACCCCAAAAGCTTCTACCTGTCAGCCGTGTGGAGTTTCATGACTCTGAAATGGGCTTTTCTGCTAGGCCTGTACTCCTACCGCTACCGCCAGGAGTTTGCTGACATCAGCATCCTCAGTGACTTTTGA
- the hrct1 gene encoding histidine-rich carboxyl terminus protein 1: protein MHISRAFAFLCLVVSVGAQRNHSRLSCYLDVLTPSTREGSCTHIILPSVSSDDELYLQSLTEDDYHTIQRMKERNSALKILLGLEIKSSRLKLMSANEASVGSFIQTLLTYLKEKRLDGLNLIWLDGTPSDTELFTHFLKSLKGVFDEETRPLLLSASVKETTDKTVASYDEQTLSQYVDFISILPAQLQTDGQYISKTAQHWQDQQVDLQKLDLVMPGFLQRYHHRNHPKHDDTTAEEGKKDHVHVLNSYLGNQVCQAVKSGQEQFITLTSVSDGQSPVKEVLQQGFGGIGVVLIDLDVFGNSMCPNMTQKERATVESKAIMHSHHGHRRHGHGDHRHHHTGHHTRHHGRHHHGRHHHHGHRPHHHGHRHRHHGRHHHHHHHHHHSTTTQSSVTSVTPKGME from the exons ATGCATATCAGCAGAG ctTTTGCGTTCCTGTGCCTGGTGGTTTCAGTGG GTGCTCAGAGGAATCACAGCAGACTGAGTTGTTATCTGGATGTTTTGACTCCGAGCACTCGTGAGGGTTCCTGCACTCACATCATTCTGCCCTCCGTCTCCAGCGATGATGAGCTTTACCTCCAGAGCCTGACGGAGGATGATTACCACACTATTCAAAGGATGAAGGAGAG AAATTCAGCTTTAAAGATTTTGCTTGGACTGGAGATCAAATCATCAAG GCTGAAACTGATGTCTGCAAATGAAGCTAGTGTTGGGAGTTTCATTCAAACTCTGCTGACATATTTGAAAGAAAAACGTCTGGATGGTCTAAATTTGATTTGGCTGGATGGCACCCCTTCAGACACAGAGCTTTTCACTCATTTTCTCAAG AGTCTAAAAGGTGTGTTTGATGAAGAAACACGTCCTCTTCTTCTCTCAGCATCTGTAAAGGAGACCACTGACAAAACTGTGGCCAGTTATGATGAGCAGACACTTTCACA GTATGTGGACTTCATCTCCATTCTGCCTGCTCAGCTCCAAACGGATGGACAGTACATT AGCAAAACAGCCCAACACTGGCAGGACCAACAGGTTGACCTGCAGAAGCTGGATCTAGTCATGCCTGGTTTTCTTCAGAGGTATCACCACAGAAATCATCCCAAACATGATGATACGACTGCagaggaaggaaagaaggatcATGTTCACGTTTTGAACTCATACCTGGGCAATCAG GTGTGTCAGGCTGTTAAAAGTGGACAAGAGCAGTTCATTACATTAACAAGTGTCTCGGATGGACAAAGTCCCGTCAAAGAG GTGCTCCAGCAAGGCTTTGGAGGCATTGGAGTTGTCCTTATAGATCTAGACGTCTTCGGTAATTCCATGTGTCCGAACATGACTCAAAAAGAAAGAGCGACTGTTGAATCAAAGGCCATCATGCATTCACATCATGGACATAGACGTCATGGACATGGAGATCATCGTCACCATCACACTGGACATCACACCCGACATCATGGACGACATCATCATGGTCGTCATCATCACCATGGACATCGTCCTCATCATCATGGTCACCGTCACCGTCACCATggccgtcatcatcatcatcaccatcaccatcatcactcAACAACTACCCAAAGCAGCGTGACCAGTGTAACACCAAAGGGTATGGAGTGA